In one window of Aphidius gifuensis isolate YNYX2018 linkage group LG4, ASM1490517v1, whole genome shotgun sequence DNA:
- the LOC122854746 gene encoding bromodomain adjacent to zinc finger domain protein 1A isoform X1 codes for MPWLRKKPFQRLHVSSDYRDDDEVFHCEVTNEIFKDYNEFCERIILCNSTIWSCSITGKTNMTYEEAFVCEENAKESLKEFPMELRIPILYLASKMNRSSFSDMMEDIYQFARDRYFVGEMVEACFKDDTWCDCHILQVIEPTEEQINTYNNNEKQQNLQDNNKQYNPPAKLFNYEVEQLDCGDDDVTQLHIIDATKVRRKKQLFTRERCKIFLRMLCEQNNQCIWIVKDEIQRKYGIQKIRFDTIFAGPIPNFSAMPKRPVIKQQKQITLDRFLTNDVTKQQQQQQNSRPLIKTDPLRKLNDTGLLVKKKRRTRINGKFKEAIKAKALQEKEKKKEERIQIREKQKEEKLKLAALAAYVREWNKPREDLECEDLRQIPTAIPVNFKIPNNNFGNFIMILEFLQFFEDELEVKSYFTNGVTIDILEKSMLIKEASGPWSDLLQLLLANIFKYQAEEEDEIHESNSSSNDINATFMDHKVSSMAEAVKLATIASSWSQTQHGCQLSELTLDHVTLSEILRQHLLSSGGRIGDVASKWRYSQRGGYTNHDDPALYLRINESRILRCLGHRSVCEFNIDDRLCITTCLINQLLTFASIRDVIEERHDKIHQAKRELKLYLLAEQKKEKEEKEKERLKEKEKDKDKDDTNTNTNNKLIINDDNNDKQQKKTRGSSREEDKKRDDYENKIIDLRLATKDEQMMVYLGSDRAYRRYWRFISIPGLFVENEVQYSNKCLPDGTPYLPELLDKDAADIYLKNKFEDELSDKENTFNKNKKNNKSGGGGKLSTNKKDDIRRNLMACTDSKDCPVHCKRSSVTWSFFSNENDIDNLIQNLNIRGIREGELKNNLINEIDSIKSIIKNCPIYKLNPDIYPPENYINNNNNNNNNNKNKKTKIENTNLNFPPEMKIDEVMELTLRDYVLDLEDKIKAGCLGSLKVKDRELWRREITNPTYTTTTDEDVATNSLVDKIKMETRSRPGTPDSEVGSGSGKLYRDPGKYLGPPGDNDIQPDIKQQNSIKQMAKVILQLLHAIEPKYLKKPLGNDEKDKKSQLQQQQSQQQQSQAQSQQTQSQQHQQQQQQQQQHHQPHNVNEELIERWEQSLLASTSWSQLFLHLSTMENSVAWGRSALNARCRICRKCRDAENMLLCDGCNKGQHLYCLKPKLTSVPEGDWYCSICKPKETKPKNKKSKTRKNFEDEDDDETVITKFTKNRLIDDEDEDEDDNNNDDDDNNEKHLELYKTNKKQELCSGCGSTGNLIACDTCPKLYHLDCIEPQPLSRAPRGRWSCFNCKNSRKSAPKIVKGREREKETERSCAAAARTRIHGFAKSLLSTDTSSWWDDTSNSEETETRQTRRSAKRAAAVQDKSLHELLKDVMHHRDSWPFLSPVTIDEVPDYYDFIKKPMDFGTIKKKLDNGNYEKNSQLFFNDIQLIFDNCHAYNKEHSAVYNYVHRAGIRLSKYFDKKSKDMGINCGDEVAVTTTRRSGGSQAKKFKEDSEHNKHDSTDKQIKINGNR; via the exons ATGCCGTGGTTAAGGAAGAAGCCATTTCAAAGGCTTCATGTATCCTCTGATTAtagagatgatgatgaagtaTTTCATTGTGAAgttacaaatgaaatttttaaagattacaa tgAATTTTGTGAACGAATTATTTTGTGTAATTCCACCATTTGGTCATGTAGCATCACTGGAAAAACTAATATGACATATGAGGAAGCATTTGTTTGTGAAGAAAATGCTAAAGAAAGCCTTAAAGAATTTCCAATGGag TTGAGAATACCAATATTATATCTTGCTAGTAAAATGAATAGAAGTTCATTTAGTGATATGATGGaagatatttatcaatttgcaCGTGATCGTTATTTTGTTGGTGAAATGGTTGAAGCTTGTTTTAAAGATGATACATGGTGTGATTGTCATATATTACAAGTTATTGAACCAACTGAAGAACAAATAAatacttataataataatgaaaaacaacaaaatttacaagataataataaacaatataatccaccagcaaaattatttaattatgaagTTGAACAACTTGattgtggtgatgatgatgttacACAATTACATATTATTGATGCAACAAAagttagaagaaaaaaacaattatttacacGTGAacgttgtaaaatttttttacgtatGCTTTGtgaacaaaataatcaatgtATATGGATTGTTAAAGATGAAATACAACGTAAATATGGTATACAAAAAATACGTTTTGATACAATATTTGCTGGTCCAATACCAAATTTTTCTGCAATGCCAAAAAGACCagttattaaacaacaaaaacaaattacacTTGATAGATTTTTAACTAATGATGTtacaaaacaacaacaacaacaacaaaattcaaGACCATTAATTAAGACTGATCCAttgagaaaattaaatgatactggtttacttgttaaaaaaaaacgtagaaCAAGaataaatggtaaatttaaagaaGCAATAAAAGCTAAAGCattacaagaaaaagaaaaaaaaaaagaagaacgTATACAAATAcgtgaaaaacaaaaagaagaaaaattaaaacttgcaGCACTTGCAGCATATGTTAGAGAATGGAATAAACCACGTGAAGATTTAGAATGTGAAGATTTACGTCAAATACCAACAGCAATAccagttaattttaaaataccaaataataattttggtaattttataatgatattagaatttttacaattttttgaagaTGAACTTGAAGTTAAATCATATTTTACAAATGGTGTTACAATtgatatacttgaaaaatcaatGTTAATTAAAGAAGCATCAGGACCATGGTCagatttattacaattattattagcaaatatatttaaatatcaagctgaagaagaagatgaaataCATGaatcaaattcatcatcaaatgatattaatGCAACATTTATGGATCATAAAGTATCATCAATGGCTGAAGCTGTTAAATTAGCAACAATAGCATCATCATGGTCACAAACACAACATGGTTGTCAATTATCTGAATTAACACTTGATCATGTTACATTAAGTGAAATATTACGTcaacatttattatcatctggTGGACGTATTGGTGATGTTGCATCAAAATGGCGTTATTCACAACGTGGTGGTTATACAAATCATGATGATCCAGCATTATATTTAAGAATTAATGAATCAAGAATATTACGTTGTCTTGGTCATCGTAGTGTTtgtgaatttaatattgatgatagaTTATGTATAACAAcatgtttaattaatcaattattaacatttgcATCAATAAGAGATGTTATTGAAGAACGTCatgataaaattcatcaagctaaacgtgaattaaaattatatttattagctgaacaaaaaaaagaaaaagaagaaaaagaaaaagaacgtcttaaagaaaaagaaaaagataaagataaagatgatacaaatacaaatacaaataataaattaataattaatgatgataataatgataaacaacaaaaaaaaacacgtggtAGTAGTCGtgaagaagataaaaaacgtgatgattatgaaaataaaattattgatttacgTTTAGCAACAAAAGATGAACAAATGATGGTTTATTTAGGTAGTGATCGTGCATACAGAAGATATTGGCGTTTTATATCAATACCaggtttatttgttgaaaatgaagtacaatattcaaataaatgtttaCCAGATGGTACACCATATTTACCAGAATTATTAGATAAAGATGCTGCTGATAtatatcttaaaaataaatttgaagatGAATTGAgtgataaagaaaatacatttaataaaaataaaaaaaataataaaagtggtggtggtggtaaattatcaacaaataaaaaagatgatataAGACGTAATTTAATGGCTTGTACTGATAGTAAAGATTGTCCAGTACATTGTAAAAGATCTAGTGTAACATGGAGTTTTTTTAGTAATGAAAATgacattgataatttaatacaaaatttaaatatacgtGGTATACGTGAaggtgaattaaaaaataatttaatcaatgaaattgatagtattaaatcaattattaaaaattgtccaaTATACAAACTTAATCCAGATATATATCCAccagaaaattatattaataataacaacaataataataataataataaaaataaaaaaacaaaaattgaaaatacaaatttaaattttccaccagaaatgaaaattgatgaagTTATGGAATTAACATTACGTGATTATGTTCTTGATTtagaagataaaataaaagctgGTTGTTTAGGTTCATTAAAAGTTAAAGATCGTGAATTATGGAGACGTGAAATAACAAATCCAAcatatacaacaacaacagatgAAGATGTTGCAACAAATTCattagttgataaaattaaaatggaaaCAAGAAGTCGTCCTGGTACACCTGATTCAGAAGTTGGTAGTGGTTCTGGTAAATTATATAGAGATCCTGGTAAATATCTTGGACCACCAGGTGATAATGATATACAACCAgatataaaacaacaaaatagtATTAAACAAATGGCCAAGGTTATACTACAATTATTACATGCAATTGaaccaaaatatttaaaaaaaccacttggtaatgatgaaaaagataaaaaatcacaactacaacaacaacaatcacaaCAGCAACAATCACAAGCACAATCACAACAAACACAAtcacaacaacatcaacaacaacagcagcagcaacaacaacatcatcaaccaCATAATGTAAATGAAGAATTAATTGAACGTTGGGAACAATCATTATTAGCATCAACAAGTTggtcacaattatttttacatttaagtACAATGGAAAATAGTGTTGCTTGGGGAAGAAGCGCATTAAATGCACGTTGTCGTATTTGTCGTAAATGTCGTGATGCTGAAAATATGTTACTTTGTGATGGTTGTAATAAAGGACAACATTTATATTGTCTTAAACCAAAATTAACATCAGTACCTGAAGGTGATTGGTACTGTAGTATATGTAAACCCAAGGAAACAaaacctaaaaataaaaaatctaaaacaagaaaaaattttgaagatgaagatgatgatgagactgttattactaaatttacaaaaaatcgacttattgatgatgaagatgaagatgaagatgataataataatgatgatgatgataataatgaaaaacatcttgaattatataaaacaaataaaaaacaagaattatGTTCTGGTTGTGGCTCAACTGGAAATTTAATTGCATGTGATACATGCCCAAAATTATATCATCTTGATTGTATTGAACCACAGCCATTATCAAGAGCACCACGAGGACGTTGGTCATGTTTTAATTGCAAAAATTCACGTAAAAGTGCTCCAAAAATTg TGAAAGGTCGCGAGCGTGAAAAAGAGACAGAAAGGTCATGTGCTGCAGCAGCACGTACTCGAATCCATGGCTTCGCCAAGAGTCTTCTGAGTACAGATACATCAAGTTGGTGGGATG aTACAAGTAATTCTGAAGAAACAGAAACAAGACAAACAAGAAGATCAGCAAAACGTGCTGCAGCTGTACAAGATAAATCACTACATGAACTTTTAAAAGATGTTATGCATCATCGTGATTCATGGCCATTTTTATCACCAGTTACAATTGATGAAGTACcagattattatgattttattaaaaaacccaTGGATTTTggtacaattaaaaaaaaacttgataatggaaattatgaaaaaaattcacaattatttttcaatgatatacaattaatatttgataattgtcATGCATATAATAAGGAACACAGTGCTGTTTACAa TTATGTTCACAGGGCTGGCATaagattatcaaaatattttgataaaaaatcaaaagacaTGGGAATAAATTGTGGTGATGAAGTTGCAGTAACAACAACACGTAGATCTGGTGGATCACAAGCTAAAAAATTCAAGGAAGATTCTGAGCATAATAAACATGATAGTActgataaacaaattaaaattaatggaaacagataa